In the genome of Oncorhynchus nerka isolate Pitt River linkage group LG4, Oner_Uvic_2.0, whole genome shotgun sequence, the window TCTTAAATGTCGAAATCGTTGCAAATGtaaaatttcaaagtgtttaggATTAAGTTTAAGTTTCATTTTTAACGTTAGGGTTAAGTTCAGGCAATAATGCTGAAatattaaggttaggcattaactccaaatggttaaggtaagggttaaagttttGGAAAGGCTTAAAACATAAATCTCAAAACCAACTTTTTATTGCTGGATTCGAACTAGAAACCGTTGGAATCGTCGGCAGATGCTTATGCCCTAGCAAACAGAAACGTATCTGAAGGAGCAGCATCCCCCCCAACATCCTCCGACATAAATGGCCAATGGATACTGACTTGTATCCTTGGTGACCATACAAAACATAACATATCACACTAAATGGAGTATCTCTTATTTAGTTACAGAATAAtgtgaaatgctctgagaccaagtTGAGTTAACGCCCACTTCAGGTAGGAAAATACCAAGTACATTTAATCCGGAAAAAATGTTGTATCCAGAGAACTATATAGATATTCACAAAATGTTGTTTCGGTTTCGACTGAAGGCTACAAAAACAGAGAGAATAGGAAACACCTACAATTGATAGTTGTTGGTACGTTTTGaatagcacaaactccaaaaaacgAATGAATAGATAATAGTTGTCTAAATGTTTTCATGAAGAGGTAAAGGCAACAAACAGAAGCTCACCTGTTGGAAGATGAAAGTGTGTCTGATTCTCAAGTGTGTCTGATTCTCCCTGTTGAATAATCCATGAATCACCAtgctgaaaaaaatatattttataagcGCATCGATTGAGCAATATATTGGAAGCGATGCCAGCTATGCGAGTCACACCCATTTCCTATGGTAAGCCTATTAAACCTATTGAATAACTGAAAGAGTTGTAGGAATAATAGACTTGTGTGAAACATTGGAAAACTAAGATATAGCAGGCAGAAAAGGGACTAGAAATTGGTAGCTATTAATGTTTGCAACCAAATTATTATTTTGTTGACAGTAAAACAAATTAACGAgtctttatttatttgttatttgtaAGGTATCTCTCTTCATGTAGAAGGAAACCTCACAGCTAGATgtttggaatgtgtgtgtgtatatgtgtgtgtgtacgcacacgtttgtgtgggtgtgtgtgcatgtatgtgtgtgtgctatacATTAGCCTCAGTTATGGAAGTAGAATGACTGTCGCCTGCCAGTGACATGGCTGTTCAAGGCGTCGGTCCTGTAGAACGAGTCCTGAATCTCCAACAGAACCGATTGGGACCCAAACATCCCTCAACCCCCACGGCTCTTTTGCCCCAACCCCCACTGCCTGTACCCCTCCTTGTTCCCCTCCAGGGAAGCTCCCCTGTACCCCTCCTTGTTCCCCTCCAGGGAAGCTCCCCTGGATCACTCCTTGTTCCCCTCCAGGGAAGCTCCCCTGTACCCCTCCTTGTTCCCCTCCAGGGCAGCGCCCCTGTACCCCTCCTTGTTCCCCTCCAGGAAGCTCCCTGTACCCCTCCTTGTTCCCCTCCAGGGAAGCTCCCTGTACCCCTCCTTGTTCCCCTCCAGGGAAGCTCCCCTGTACCCCTCCTTGTTCCCCTCCAGGAAGCTCCCTGTACCCCTCCTTGTTCCCCTCCAGGGAAGCTCCCTGTACCCCTCCTTGTTCCCCTCCAGGGAAGCTCCCTGTACCCCTCCTTGTTCCCCTCCAGGGCAGCTCCCTGGATCACTCCTTGTTCCCCTCCAGGGCAGCTCCCTGTACCCCTCCTTGTTCCCCTCCAGGGCAGCTCCATGTACCCCTCCTTGTTCCCCTCCAGGGCAGCTCCCCTGTACCCCTCCTTGTTCCCCTCCAGGGCAGCTCCCCTGGATCACTCCTTGTTCCCCTCCAGGGAAGCTCCCCTGTACCCCTAATTGTTCCCCTCCAGGGCAGCTCCCCTGGATCCCTCCTTGTTCCCCTCCAGGGAAGCTCCCCTGTACCCCTCCATGTTCCCCTCCAGGGAAGCTCCCCTGTACCCCTCCTTGTTCCCCTCCAGGGAAGCTCCCCTGTACCCCTCCTTGTTCCACTCCAGGGCAGCTCCCCTGTACCCCTCCTTGTTCCCCTCCAGGGAAGCTCCCCTGTACCCCTCCTTGTTCCCCTCCAGGGCAGCTCCCCTGGATCACTCCTTGTTCCCCTCCAGGGAAGCTCCCCTGTACCCCTCCTTGTTCCCCTCCAGGGCAGCTCCCCTGTACCCCTCCTTGTTCCCCTCCAGGGAAGCTCCCCTGTACCCCTCCTTGTTCCCCTCCAGGGAAGCTCCCCTGTACCCCTCCTTGTTCCCCTCCAGGGCAGCTCCCCTGGATCACTCCTTGTTCCCCTCCAGGGAAGCTCCCCTGTACCCCTCCTTGTTCCCCTCCAGGAAGCTCCCTGTACC includes:
- the LOC135571538 gene encoding uncharacterized protein LOC135571538, whose amino-acid sequence is MPFPLQVAKIFCLLLLHWFWDEGVIQGSFPGGEQGVTEGSFPGGEQGVIQGSFPGGEQGVIQGSFPGGEQGGVQGSCPGGEQGGVQGSCPGGEQGGVQGSCPGGEQGGVQGSFPGGEQGGVQGSCPGGEQGGVQGSFPGGEQGGVQGSFPGGEQGVIQGSCPGGEQGGAQGSFPGGEQGGVQGSCPGGEQGGVLGSFPGGEQGVIQGSFPGGEQGGGASLEGNKEGYRELPGGEQGGVQGSFPGGEQGVIQGSCPGGEQGGVQGSFPGGEQGGVQGSFPGGEQGGVQGSCPGGEQGGVQGSFPGGEQGVIQGSCPGGEQGGVQGSFPGGEQGGVQGSCPGVEQGGVQGSFPGGEQGGVQGSFPGGEHGGVQGSFPGGEQGGIQGSCPGGEQLGVQGSFPGGEQGVIQGSCPGGEQGGVQGSCPGGEQGGVHGAALEGNKEGYRELPWRGTRSDPGSCPGGEQGGVQGASLEGNKEGYRELPWRGTRRGTGSFLEGNKEGYRGASLEGNKEGYRELPWRGTRRGTGSFLEGNKEGYRGAALEGNKEGYRGASLEGNKE